A region of Periophthalmus magnuspinnatus isolate fPerMag1 chromosome 13, fPerMag1.2.pri, whole genome shotgun sequence DNA encodes the following proteins:
- the scn3b gene encoding sodium channel subunit beta-3 isoform X1, translated as MLTHLHTITFMLYFVHLSHQVCVDVPSDTEAVLGQSMRLTCIDCMKREEVKAITTVDWYYMPNETWSRILIFTYPVKASKDLESPFKGRLVWNGSQDLQDLSIRIQNVSFTDSGFYQCRVRREFQFDYFTPTALNIINISLTVIEKASEDPTALYSEIMMYVLLVFLTFWLLVEMVYCYRKISKSDEQAQDTATNYLAIPSEQKDTTAAPVTE; from the exons ATGCTCACCCATCTGCACACTATCACATTTATGCTTTATTTTG TGCATCTGAGCCATCAAGTGTGTGTGGATGTCCCATCAGATACAGAGGCAGTCTTGGGCCAGTCCATGAGATTGACCTGCATTGACTGTATGAAGAGAGAAGAGGTCAAAGCCATAACCACTGTGGACTGGTACTACATGCCCAATGAGACCTGGAGCAGAATTCTT ATTTTCACATATCCTGTTAAGGCCTCCAAAGACCTGGAGAGTCCCTTTAAAGGGCGCCTGGTGTGGAATGGGAGTCAGGACTTGCAAGATTTGTCCATTCGGATCCAAAATGTGTCATTTACTGACAGTGGATTTTACCAGTGCAGAGTCCGCCGGGAGTTTCAGTTCGACTACTTCACTCCCACTGCcttaaacattataaacatctCCCTAACGGTGATAGAGAAAG CCAGTGAAGACCCCACTGCCCTCTATTCAGAGATCATGATGTATGTGCTGCTGGTGTTTCTGACCTTCTGGCTGCTAGTGGAGATGGTGTATTGTTACCGGAAGATTTCCAAGTCCGATGAGCAGGCACAGGACACAGC GACAAACTACCTAGCCATTCCGTCTGAGCAGAAAGACACTACAGCCGCTCCTGTTACAGAGTAA
- the scn3b gene encoding sodium channel subunit beta-3 isoform X2: protein MLTHLHTITFMLYFVHLSHQVCVDVPSDTEAVLGQSMRLTCIDCMKREEVKAITTVDWYYMPNETWSRILIFTYPVKASKDLESPFKGRLVWNGSQDLQDLSIRIQNVSFTDSGFYQCRVRREFQFDYFTPTALNIINISLTVIEKASEDPTALYSEIMMYVLLVFLTFWLLVEMVYCYRKISKSDEQAQDTAY, encoded by the exons ATGCTCACCCATCTGCACACTATCACATTTATGCTTTATTTTG TGCATCTGAGCCATCAAGTGTGTGTGGATGTCCCATCAGATACAGAGGCAGTCTTGGGCCAGTCCATGAGATTGACCTGCATTGACTGTATGAAGAGAGAAGAGGTCAAAGCCATAACCACTGTGGACTGGTACTACATGCCCAATGAGACCTGGAGCAGAATTCTT ATTTTCACATATCCTGTTAAGGCCTCCAAAGACCTGGAGAGTCCCTTTAAAGGGCGCCTGGTGTGGAATGGGAGTCAGGACTTGCAAGATTTGTCCATTCGGATCCAAAATGTGTCATTTACTGACAGTGGATTTTACCAGTGCAGAGTCCGCCGGGAGTTTCAGTTCGACTACTTCACTCCCACTGCcttaaacattataaacatctCCCTAACGGTGATAGAGAAAG CCAGTGAAGACCCCACTGCCCTCTATTCAGAGATCATGATGTATGTGCTGCTGGTGTTTCTGACCTTCTGGCTGCTAGTGGAGATGGTGTATTGTTACCGGAAGATTTCCAAGTCCGATGAGCAGGCACAGGACACAGC GTACTGA